Proteins encoded within one genomic window of Actinomycetota bacterium:
- a CDS encoding aminotransferase class V-fold PLP-dependent enzyme: MSSLNPSAAHLTDPARFDIAALLPVAGADLEAPLVQGGSITYAGLDVAASAPALSSVVDRVNAVIPYYSNVHRGAGFASQVSTDLYESARQTIASFVGARSEDVTVIVRNTTDALNLLASCIPDGGSVVHLDIEHHANLLPWRAHQPRTVQTQTTVAETLTALETELARTPASLLAITGASNVTGEALPLSDLVAIAHRHGARIAVDAAQLAPHRRIDISALGVDYIAFSGHKMYAPFGAGALIGRADWLNAAPPHLAGGGAVNEVTSNSVRWAPAPARHEAGTPNILGAIALAHACSSLAALPPGAQQRHEQELLARLDEGLAQIPGLTTLRIWDDAPDRMAVTSFVIRDWDSSKLATILAAEFGIGVRDGRFCAHPLLARFSPSGTAVRVSLGAGTTSEHVDRLLTALASIVLHGPTWNYVNTGNGWAPQPETRDLNPLGLDVSRSIGQAASPCENAAPLENSIGGDCRS, from the coding sequence ATGTCGTCACTGAATCCCTCAGCAGCCCACCTCACCGACCCCGCTCGCTTTGATATTGCGGCATTGCTGCCAGTAGCCGGAGCAGATCTTGAGGCGCCACTCGTTCAAGGTGGCTCCATCACCTATGCCGGGCTGGATGTCGCAGCCAGTGCGCCGGCTCTGTCAAGCGTTGTTGACCGCGTCAACGCTGTCATTCCCTACTACTCGAATGTGCATCGAGGAGCCGGTTTCGCATCCCAGGTCAGCACTGATCTCTACGAATCTGCAAGGCAGACCATTGCTTCCTTCGTTGGCGCTCGCAGCGAGGATGTCACGGTAATCGTGCGCAACACCACTGACGCGTTGAATCTCCTGGCTTCCTGCATTCCCGATGGTGGATCAGTTGTCCACCTGGATATCGAGCATCACGCGAATCTGCTGCCGTGGAGGGCACATCAACCGCGCACCGTGCAGACTCAGACAACGGTCGCGGAAACCTTGACGGCGCTAGAGACCGAACTTGCACGCACGCCCGCGTCCCTCCTTGCGATCACCGGCGCATCGAATGTCACGGGCGAGGCTCTGCCTCTGTCCGACCTCGTCGCCATCGCGCACAGACATGGCGCCAGAATCGCAGTGGACGCCGCGCAGCTGGCTCCCCATCGCCGCATCGACATCTCGGCACTGGGTGTGGACTACATCGCATTCTCCGGCCACAAGATGTACGCCCCATTTGGCGCTGGGGCTCTTATCGGCCGCGCGGATTGGCTCAATGCCGCGCCACCGCACTTGGCCGGTGGTGGTGCAGTCAATGAAGTAACGAGCAACTCAGTGCGATGGGCTCCCGCGCCTGCACGCCATGAAGCAGGCACCCCCAATATCCTCGGCGCCATCGCGCTAGCCCACGCTTGCTCGTCCCTCGCGGCGCTCCCCCCCGGTGCCCAGCAACGTCACGAGCAAGAACTACTTGCCCGGCTCGACGAAGGTCTTGCCCAGATTCCCGGCCTGACAACACTCCGCATCTGGGATGACGCGCCTGATCGCATGGCAGTTACCTCATTCGTGATCCGCGACTGGGACAGCAGCAAACTGGCCACGATCCTCGCCGCGGAATTCGGCATCGGCGTTCGAGATGGACGTTTCTGTGCGCATCCGTTGCTAGCGCGGTTCTCGCCCTCGGGCACCGCTGTACGCGTAAGCCTGGGCGCGGGCACCACCTCCGAGCATGTGGACAGACTCCTGACCGCCCTGGCTTCAATCGTGCTTCACGGTCCCACATGGAACTACGTGAACACTGGAAACGGCTGGGCGCCTCAACCTGAGACGCGGGACCTCAACCCCCTCGGGCTCGATGTCAGCCGCTCCATCGGCCAGGCAGCCTCGCCTTGCGAAAATGCAGCACCTCTAGAAAATTCCATTGGTGGGGATTGCCGCAGCTGA